The region TACGGTTCGGCTTCGGGCACGAGCACATCGGGGAACACTTCGGACACCTTGCGGTTGTCGGTGGTGTCGTCGGTTTGGAGCGTGAACTCTGGAACGAACAGTGGCGGACGTGGTTCGGGATCGTCATCGTTCAACGGAACAACATCGCCGAGACCTTCCCGTTGGGGAAGTGTGCGATTGATCGCTCGATACACCAGATACCAAATTCGCTCGGTCTTGGTTTCGCCGCTTTCCGGGTCTTTGACGGGCACATCGAGAAACCGCATCGGTTTGAAATCGACATCCATCACCCACAACCGTGGTTGACCGGCGATTTCCTCACCCGCCGCGCGAGCCGGTGCGTTGAGTGCATAACGATCACGGGACTGAGCCTGCGTGTGGCTCGTCATTAAACATAGAACGGCCAAAACCAGCGGCAGTCGAATCGTCCAGCCGAAGCGAAACATAGGAAGACCTTGCAAAAGCTCTCGCGGTGACGGGGATATTCAGTATATGGCCGGAATTTTTGCAGGGTCAAGCAGTTCTCGGTCTGTCGATCAGTTGACGACGAAAATCCCGTGGGAAAGTTGAGTTTATTGCGATTGGGGAAACAAAGCGGTCACTTTCCGCAGCGGCTCGTTACAATTCGCACGATATTGATAACCGCTTTAATTCCCTTCACCCGTCTTGGAAAACCAATGCCCGCTGCTGATTCGATTTGGACATCTTTCCGCAAACACATGCCCATTATCGAACAGTGGGCGTATTTTGATCACGCCGCCGTCGCACCGTTGCCGGAGCCTTCACAGCAAGTCATCAAAGAGTATGCGGATTCCTACGCCACGCTCGGCACGACAAATTGGCCGTATTGGCGGAAGAAAATCGAAATGGCTCGCAATCACGCCGCCACCCTAATCAATGCGGAAGCGAAGAACATCGCCATTGTTCACAGCACGACCGAAGGCATCGGATTGGTGGCTGAAGGATTCGATTGGCGAGACGGTGATAACGTCGTCGTTCCCGACAGCGAATTCCCCAGCAACTTATTCCCGTGGATGAATTTGGCGGGGCGGGGCGTGGAAACTCGGCGAGTGCACTGTCCGGAGGGGCGAATTGATTTGGATCAACTCTTCGGAGCCTGTGATCAGCGAACCCGCTTGATTTCCCTGAGTTGGGTTGGTTTCACAACCGGTTGGCGAACCGACTTGGCCGCCGTCTGCGAAATGGCCCACGTCCGCGGAATCCGTGTTTTCGTCGACGCCATTCAAGGCATGGGTGTGTTGCCTTTGGACGTGCAAGCCGTTCCCATCGACTTCCTCGCCGCCGACGGACACAAATGGATGCTCGGTCCGGAAGGGGCGGGTGTGTTCTATGTTCGGCCGGATCGATTGGAAGAACTGCATCCGCTTGGTGTTGGTTGGAACAGCATCCAAGACGCCGGAAACTTTTCAAATCCCGAATTCCGTCTGAAGACGAACGCCGGTCGCTACGAAGGCGGTACCTATAACATGGTCGGCACGGCAGGGTTAGCAGCGTCATTAGAGTTGCTCGCGAATGCCGGAATCCACAATGTCGGCGAGCGGTTATACGCCGTCACCGAGGAACTATGCGAGCGGTTAAAGTCGATCAACGCGACAATCGTCAGCACACGCGATGAGAACCATTGGTCGGGAATCGTGACGTTCGACATACCCGATGAAAGCCCACTAGCAATCAAGAAACGCTGTGAAGAACGTGGCGTGGCGGTGAATTCGCGGGGCGGACATCTGCGGGCCAGTCCACACGTTTACACCAATGCGGACGATATCGACCAGTTGATGGACGCGATCTCGGCGTAATCGGAGAGGGCGATGTGAGAAGTCGATGAGGTAGGGCAAAAATGCTTGGCGCGGGTAAAACAGCGGTTTACGATGCCAAGAAGTTCACCCATTCTGCGTGAGCCGGGGGCATCTCCCCACCCAATCTCGTCCAGACTTCTTCATCATCCGTCCAGAAAGCGTAGGCGTTGCATGGAACTTG is a window of Thalassoroseus pseudoceratinae DNA encoding:
- a CDS encoding aminotransferase class V-fold PLP-dependent enzyme: MPAADSIWTSFRKHMPIIEQWAYFDHAAVAPLPEPSQQVIKEYADSYATLGTTNWPYWRKKIEMARNHAATLINAEAKNIAIVHSTTEGIGLVAEGFDWRDGDNVVVPDSEFPSNLFPWMNLAGRGVETRRVHCPEGRIDLDQLFGACDQRTRLISLSWVGFTTGWRTDLAAVCEMAHVRGIRVFVDAIQGMGVLPLDVQAVPIDFLAADGHKWMLGPEGAGVFYVRPDRLEELHPLGVGWNSIQDAGNFSNPEFRLKTNAGRYEGGTYNMVGTAGLAASLELLANAGIHNVGERLYAVTEELCERLKSINATIVSTRDENHWSGIVTFDIPDESPLAIKKRCEERGVAVNSRGGHLRASPHVYTNADDIDQLMDAISA